One segment of Theobroma cacao cultivar B97-61/B2 chromosome 9, Criollo_cocoa_genome_V2, whole genome shotgun sequence DNA contains the following:
- the LOC18590906 gene encoding alpha carbonic anhydrase 7 → MAKLPTQLFACIFSIILVLQYSCPATSREVEYESEFDYNENSARGPARWGEIHPEWRACSNGSMQSPIDMSNERVNIVSHLGRLKRSYKPCNATLRNRGHDMMLRWDGDAGAIEINGTEYALKQCHWHSPSEHTINGRRYDLEVHLVHESADDKVAVIGIMYKIGRPDSFLSSLLDHLASITDITEGESVAGVIDPRHIKIGSRKYYRYIGSLTVPPCDENVVWSIVRKVRTVTREQVRLLRVAVHDASDTNARPLQPINKRSVELFRPDDEEEN, encoded by the exons ATGGCAAAGCTACCAACTCAACTCTTCGCTTGCATTTTCTCCATTATTCTTGTCTTGCAATATTCATGCCCTGCAACATCTCGAGAAGTTG AGTATGAAAGTGAGTTTGATTATAATGAAAATAGTGCAAGAGGGCCTGCAAGATGGGGAGAGATTCATCCAGAATGGAGAGCATGTAGCAATGGATCAATGCAATCTCCTATTGATATGTCGAATGAAAGAGTTAATATTGTTTCCCATCTCGGGAGGCTTAAGAGAAGCTACAAGCCATGCAATGCCACTCTAAGAAATAGAGGCCATGATATGATG TTGAGATGGGACGGTGATGCAGGAGCCATAGAGATCAATGGTACTGAGTATGCACTCAAACAGTGCCATTGGCACTCACCTTCCGAGCACACCATCAATGGCAGAAG GTATGATTTGGAGGTGCACTTGGTTCATGAAAGTGCGGACGACAAGGTTGCTGTGATAGGGATCATGTACAAGATTGGCAGACCAGATTCTTTCCTCTCATCG TTGCTGGATCATTTAGCAAGCATTACTGATATCACAGAAGGAGAGAGCGTGGCGGGTGTGATCGATCCAAGGCACATAAAAATTGGCAGTAGGAAGTATTACAGATACATTGGCTCTCTTACTGTTCCTCCTTGTGATGAAAATGTGGTGTGGAGCATTGTCAGAAAG GTGAGGACTGTGACCAGGGAGCAAGTGAGATTGCTTCGTGTGGCCGTTCATGAT GCTTCAGATACTAATGCAAGACCACTGCAACCGATTAACAAGCGCTCAGTTGAACTCTTTAGGCCAGATGATGAAGAAGAGAATTGA
- the LOC18590903 gene encoding lysM domain receptor-like kinase 4, whose protein sequence is MIYLLFLIWIVANSSLAQQYYDPSACPEDTRNPGSRYTCNSIQQPCETFLVYRANQHFQVQNLLNISALFQMNSDRLLDLNNITSASEVLKPGREVLVPINCRCSGEYFRASLSYIVPERTSIEEIACGIFEGLLKSLTLLQDNPSQENDVGIGVRLHVPLRCACPDNVTSANGVKYLVTYAILEGDEATALSKKFGIFPEDILAANRLEPKSTIFPGTTVLVPLKSDPTINLNIPDSPPPTPSFLPTITVEKKKNTKLRNLYIAGSIVGFFLVVVALLACGLHVKVLKKWKGEKLQSFADRNSIPSFSTARSSPRSGQTGRSSPRSGQTGRSSTNSCLSPDLLAGIKFSMYNYGIEDIRRATKDFDEDSKIGEEVYKGLIDNADVMIKRMKFEDTRQVIDMHSKINHINIVNLHGVCYSENDFSWSYLVFELPSNGCLRDCLSNHSNSLSWSQRTQIAFDVATGLHYLHYCIFPSYAHMSVNSRNIFLTSKWRAKLANIGSSTLAVSSSRRNDNIDTVNGWVAPEFPVHGSASEKVDIFAFGVVLLELISGREATDGNLFKESIGFLGGGASEGGCFEQLRSFIDPSLKDNYLLAEALCLAVLAKACIEDDPLRRPSMDDILKVLGRMV, encoded by the coding sequence ATGATTTATCTCTTGTTTCTCATCTGGATCGTCGCCAATTCAAGCCTTGCTCAACAATATTATGACCCGTCTGCATGTCCAGAGGATACCAGGAATCCAGGTTCAAGGTACACCTGCAATTCAATCCAACAGCCATGCGAAACATTCTTAGTCTACAGAGCCAACCAACATTTCCAGGTTCAAAATCTGCTGAATATCTCTGCCTTGTTTCAGATGAACTCTGATCGTTTGCTTGACTTGAACAATATAACTTCAGCTTCGGAAGTTCTCAAACCAGGTAGGGAAGTTCTTGTTCCTATAAATTGTCGGTGCTCTGGGGAATACTTTCGGGCAAGTTTAAGCTACATAGTCCCTGAGAGGACATCAATTGAGGAAATTGCTTGCGGAATTTTTGAAGGCCTATTGAAATCCTTAACCCTGCTCCAGGATAATCCGTCTCAAGAGAATGATGTCGGGATAGGTGTTAGGCTTCATGTTCCACTGAGATGTGCCTGTCCTGATAATGTTACTAGCGCTAATGGAGTGAAATATCTTGTGACATATGCTATCCTGGAAGGAGATGAAGCAACCGCACTAAGTAAGAAATTTGGAATCTTTCCGGAAGATATATTGGCAGCTAATCGTTTGGAACCTAAGTCGACTATTTTTCCTGGCACAACAGTTTTGGTCCCTCTCAAATCAGATCCCACCATAAATCTCAATATCCCAGATTCCCCACCTCCAACTCCTAGTTTTCTTCCCACCATCactgttgaaaaaaaaaagaatacgAAATTGAGGAACTTGTATATTGCAGGATCAATTGTTGGGTTTTTCCTGGTAGTTGTGGCATTGCTTGCTTGTGGATTGCATGTGAAGGTCTTAAAGAAATGGAAGGGAGAGAAACTACAGTCTTTTGCTGATAGAAACTCTATTCCTTCATTTTCAACAGCTAGAAGCTCTCCTCGATCTGGTCAAACTGGTAGAAGCTCTCCTCGATCTGGTCAAACTGGTAGAAGCTCTACAAATTCATGTTTATCTCCTGATCTTCTAGCTGGGATTAAGTTTTCTATGTACAACTATGGCATAGAGGATATAAGAAGAGCAACAAAGGACTTCGATGAAGATAGCAAGATTGGAGAGGAAGTATATAAGGGGTTGATTGACAATGCTGATGTCATGATCAAGCGGATGAAATTTGAAGACACCCGCCAGGTTATAGATATGCATTCTAAGATCAATCACATTAACATTGTAAATCTCCATGGTGTTTGTTACAGTGAAAATGACTTTTCCTGGTCATATCTGGTTTTCGAACTCCCTAGCAATGGCTGCTTGAGGGACTGCTTATCTAATCACTCCAACAGTCTCAGTTGGAGTCAAAGGACTCAAATAGCTTTCGATGTTGCAACAGGTCTTCACTATTTACACTACTGTATCTTCCCTTCCTATGCTCACATGAGCGTAAATAGCAGAAATATTTTCCTAACATCAAAGTGGAGGGCAAAGCTAGCAAATATTGGATCATCAACTCTTGCTGTCAGCTCATCAAGAAGGAATGACAACATCGATACTGTCAATGGATGGGTTGCTCCAGAATTCCCTGTGCATGGATCAGCTTCAGAAAAGGTGGATATCTTTGCATTTGGAGTTGTTTTGCTTGAGCTCATATCAGGAAGGGAGGCCACAGATGGAAATCTGTTCAAAGAATCAATTGGATTTTTGGGAGGGGGAGCAAGTGAAGGAGGTTGTTTCGAACAACTGAGGAGTTTCATTGATCCATCTCTGAAAGACAATTATCTCCTAGCTGAGGCTTTATGTTTAGCAGTTTTAGCCAAGGCTTGCATAGAGGATGACCCTCTCCGTAGGCCATCTATGGATGATATCCTCAAAGTTCTTGGAAGAATGGTATAA